One Hevea brasiliensis isolate MT/VB/25A 57/8 chromosome 5, ASM3005281v1, whole genome shotgun sequence genomic region harbors:
- the LOC110656746 gene encoding general transcription and DNA repair factor IIH subunit TFB5 gives MVNATKGLFISCDIPMAQFIINLNASLPALQKFIIHVIDSTHLFVQPHVSEMIRSAISDFRDQNSYEKPN, from the exons ATGGTCAATGCTACTAAAGGATTGTTCATATCCTG TGACATACCCATGGCGCAATTCATTATCAATTTGAATGCTTCTTTACCTGCATTGCAGAAGTTCATTATTCATGTTATTGATAGCACTCATCTCTTTGTACAACCCCATGTTTCTGAAATGATACGAAGTGCTATTTCCGACTTCAGAGATCAGAATTCCTATGAGAAGCcgaattga